The following proteins are co-located in the Bosea sp. AS-1 genome:
- the fabG gene encoding 3-oxoacyl-[acyl-carrier-protein] reductase gives MFDLTGRKALVTGATGGLGGAIARTLHAQGASVAISGTRAEALEALAAELGERVVVAPCNLADKDSVEALVPAAEEKLGGLDILVNNAGITRDNLFLRLKDEDWDSVLAVNLTAAFRLSRAAVKSMMRRRYGRIVAIGSVVGTTGNPGQGNYAAAKAGLIGMSKALAAEVASRNITVNVVSPGFIESPMTQALNEKQRESILADVPMGRLGAGADIAAAVAYLASEEAGYVTGQTLHVNGGMAMI, from the coding sequence ATGTTTGATCTGACCGGCCGCAAGGCCCTGGTCACCGGCGCGACCGGCGGCCTCGGCGGAGCCATCGCGCGGACCCTCCATGCCCAGGGTGCGAGCGTCGCGATCTCCGGCACCCGCGCCGAGGCGCTGGAGGCTCTTGCCGCCGAGCTCGGCGAGCGGGTCGTGGTTGCGCCCTGCAATCTCGCCGACAAGGATTCGGTCGAGGCGCTGGTACCGGCGGCCGAGGAGAAGCTCGGCGGGCTCGACATCCTCGTCAACAATGCCGGCATCACCCGCGACAACCTGTTCCTGCGCCTCAAGGATGAGGATTGGGACAGCGTGCTGGCCGTCAATCTCACCGCCGCCTTCCGCCTCTCGCGCGCAGCCGTGAAGTCGATGATGCGCCGGCGCTACGGCCGAATCGTCGCGATCGGCTCCGTCGTCGGCACGACCGGCAATCCCGGGCAGGGCAACTACGCCGCCGCCAAGGCTGGCCTGATCGGCATGTCGAAGGCGCTGGCCGCCGAGGTCGCGAGCCGCAATATCACGGTTAACGTGGTCTCTCCGGGCTTCATCGAGTCACCGATGACCCAGGCTTTGAACGAGAAACAGCGCGAAAGCATCCTCGCCGACGTGCCGATGGGTCGGCTGGGCGCCGGTGCCGATATCGCAGCGGCGGTCGCCTATCTTGCCAGCGAGGAAGCCGGCTACGTCACCGGCCAGACGCTTCATGTCAACGGCGGAATGGCCATGATCTGA
- the rsmA gene encoding 16S rRNA (adenine(1518)-N(6)/adenine(1519)-N(6))-dimethyltransferase RsmA, producing the protein MSQIDDLPPLREVVERHGLMAQKALGQNFLFDLNLTSRIARAAGPLDGETVVEIGPGPGGLTRALLANGAGRVIAIERDRRCLPALAEIAAHYPGRLEVVDGDALATDLTPYLQGKPARIVANLPYNIGTPLLVGWLSLDPWPSWWTSLTLMFQREVAERIVASPEERADYGRLAVLANWRCRTKILFDVPRGAFVPPPKITSSVVQLLPREEPEPCDRRLLERVTLAAFGQRRKMLRQSLKAVLPDPAPIIAAAGLAETARAEEVPVSGFVRLANALAAELQASSSAKS; encoded by the coding sequence ATGAGCCAGATCGACGATCTGCCGCCGCTGCGCGAGGTTGTCGAGCGCCATGGCCTGATGGCCCAGAAGGCGCTCGGCCAAAACTTCCTCTTCGACCTCAACCTGACGAGTCGTATTGCCCGCGCGGCCGGCCCGCTCGACGGCGAGACGGTGGTTGAGATCGGCCCCGGCCCCGGCGGCCTGACACGCGCACTCCTCGCCAACGGCGCCGGCCGCGTCATCGCGATCGAGCGCGACCGGCGCTGCTTGCCGGCACTGGCGGAGATCGCGGCGCACTACCCGGGGCGGCTGGAGGTCGTCGACGGCGATGCGCTCGCGACCGACCTGACTCCCTATCTGCAGGGCAAACCCGCGCGAATCGTCGCCAACCTGCCCTATAATATCGGGACGCCCCTGCTGGTCGGCTGGCTGAGCCTCGACCCCTGGCCCTCCTGGTGGACGTCGCTGACGTTGATGTTCCAACGCGAAGTCGCGGAGCGCATCGTCGCTTCGCCAGAGGAGCGGGCCGATTATGGCCGGCTCGCCGTGCTGGCCAACTGGCGCTGCCGAACGAAGATCCTGTTCGACGTGCCGCGCGGCGCCTTCGTGCCGCCGCCGAAGATCACGTCCTCGGTCGTCCAGCTTCTGCCGCGCGAGGAGCCGGAGCCTTGCGACCGGCGCCTGCTGGAACGGGTGACGCTCGCCGCCTTCGGCCAGCGTCGCAAGATGCTGCGGCAGAGCCTGAAGGCGGTCCTACCCGATCCGGCGCCCATCATCGCCGCAGCCGGCCTTGCGGAGACAGCGCGAGCCGAGGAAGTCCCCGTTTCCGGCTTCGTCAGACTCGCCAATGCGCTTGCAGCGGAGCTTCAGGCCAGTTCTTCGGCCAAGAGCTGA
- the fabF gene encoding beta-ketoacyl-ACP synthase II, with the protein MRRVVVTGLGMVTPLGCGVEPTWTRLLAGASGAGPITSFDASDLPAQIACNIPRGDGSDGTFNPDDWMEPKEQRKVDDFIVFAMAAAKQALADAGWKPESYEDQTRTGVAIGSGIGGLGGIYDASLLLKERGPRRLSPFFIPGRLINLAAGYVSIEHGLKGPNHSAVTACSTGAHAIGDAARMIALGDAEVMVAGGAESAINRIGIAGFCACRALSTGFNDTPEKASRPYDKDRDGFVMGEGAGVVVLEELEHALARGARIYAEVIGYGLSGDAYHITSPAEDGDGAYRCMQMALDRAGITASDLDYVNAHGTSTPLGDEIELRAVERLLANASKRPSMSSTKSATGHLLGAAGAIEAIFTVLAIRDQIAPPTINLDNPSVETEIDLVPHVARKREIDYALSNSFGFGGTNASLVLRRYRADV; encoded by the coding sequence ATGCGGCGTGTCGTCGTGACCGGGCTCGGCATGGTGACGCCGCTCGGTTGCGGCGTCGAGCCGACCTGGACGCGTCTTCTTGCCGGCGCCAGCGGCGCCGGCCCCATCACCAGCTTCGACGCCAGCGACCTGCCGGCGCAGATCGCCTGCAACATCCCACGGGGTGACGGCAGCGACGGGACCTTCAATCCCGATGACTGGATGGAGCCGAAGGAACAGCGCAAGGTCGACGATTTCATCGTCTTCGCCATGGCGGCCGCCAAACAGGCCCTGGCGGATGCCGGCTGGAAGCCGGAAAGCTACGAGGACCAGACCCGCACCGGCGTTGCCATCGGCTCCGGTATCGGCGGACTCGGCGGCATCTACGATGCCTCGCTTCTGCTCAAGGAGCGCGGCCCGCGCCGCCTTTCGCCCTTCTTCATCCCGGGCCGCCTCATCAATCTCGCTGCCGGCTATGTCTCGATCGAGCACGGGCTGAAGGGACCGAACCATTCGGCCGTCACCGCCTGCTCGACCGGCGCGCATGCCATTGGCGACGCAGCGCGCATGATCGCGCTCGGCGATGCCGAGGTCATGGTCGCGGGTGGTGCCGAATCGGCGATCAACCGCATCGGCATTGCCGGATTCTGTGCTTGCCGCGCGCTCTCGACCGGCTTCAACGACACGCCCGAGAAGGCCTCGCGCCCCTACGACAAGGACCGTGACGGGTTCGTCATGGGCGAGGGCGCGGGCGTCGTCGTGCTCGAGGAGTTGGAGCATGCTCTCGCCCGCGGCGCGCGCATCTATGCCGAAGTCATCGGCTACGGCCTGTCGGGCGACGCCTACCACATCACCTCGCCGGCCGAGGATGGCGACGGCGCTTATCGCTGCATGCAGATGGCGCTCGACCGCGCCGGCATCACGGCTTCGGATCTCGATTACGTCAATGCCCACGGCACCTCGACGCCGCTCGGCGACGAGATCGAATTGCGCGCCGTGGAGCGGCTGCTCGCAAACGCGTCGAAGCGCCCGTCGATGTCCTCGACGAAGTCGGCAACCGGCCATCTGCTCGGCGCTGCCGGCGCCATAGAGGCGATCTTCACCGTGCTCGCGATCCGCGATCAGATCGCGCCGCCGACGATCAATCTCGACAATCCTTCCGTCGAGACCGAGATCGACCTCGTGCCGCATGTCGCGCGCAAGCGCGAGATCGACTACGCGCTGTCGAACTCCTTCGGCTTCGGCGGCACCAACGCCTCGCTGGTACTGCGTCGCTATAGGGCCGACGTCTGA
- the fabD gene encoding ACP S-malonyltransferase, giving the protein MTTAFIFPGQGSQVVGMGKSLAETFPAAKAVFDEVDAALSQKLSAVMWEGPSEELTLTANAQPALMAVSLAVVRVLESEAGLDLKRDAAFVAGHSLGEYSALAAAGTFSIGDAARLLRVRGDAMQKAVPAGQGAMAALLGAELDLAREIATAAAQGEVCEAANDNGGGQVVLSGAKAAIDRAIALATERGVKRAMLLPVSAPFHCALMQPAADAMRKALAKVTMQAPVVPVMANVGAAPLSDPDAIRASLVAQVTGTVRWRECVQAMAAAGVTDFVELGSGKVLAGLVKRIAAGATTASVGTADDIAAYKARKG; this is encoded by the coding sequence ATGACGACAGCGTTCATCTTCCCCGGCCAGGGCTCGCAGGTCGTCGGCATGGGCAAGAGCCTGGCCGAAACCTTCCCGGCGGCGAAGGCGGTGTTCGACGAGGTCGACGCGGCCCTGTCGCAGAAACTCTCCGCCGTGATGTGGGAAGGCCCGTCCGAGGAACTGACGCTGACCGCCAATGCCCAGCCGGCACTGATGGCGGTGAGCCTGGCGGTGGTTCGCGTCCTCGAATCGGAGGCGGGGCTCGACCTTAAGCGCGACGCCGCTTTCGTCGCCGGCCATTCGCTCGGCGAGTATTCGGCGCTGGCTGCTGCCGGCACCTTCTCGATCGGCGATGCCGCCCGCCTGCTGCGGGTCCGCGGCGATGCCATGCAGAAGGCCGTGCCGGCCGGGCAGGGCGCCATGGCGGCGCTGCTCGGTGCCGAGCTTGACCTTGCCCGCGAGATCGCGACGGCTGCGGCCCAGGGCGAGGTTTGCGAGGCGGCCAACGACAATGGCGGCGGTCAGGTCGTTCTGTCCGGCGCGAAGGCTGCGATCGACCGCGCCATCGCGCTGGCGACCGAGCGCGGTGTCAAGCGCGCCATGCTGCTGCCGGTTTCCGCGCCCTTCCATTGCGCGCTGATGCAACCGGCGGCGGACGCGATGCGGAAGGCGCTGGCGAAGGTTACAATGCAGGCGCCGGTCGTCCCGGTCATGGCCAATGTCGGCGCTGCCCCGCTGAGCGATCCGGACGCGATCCGCGCTTCGCTGGTGGCGCAGGTCACCGGCACCGTGCGTTGGCGCGAGTGCGTGCAGGCGATGGCGGCGGCCGGCGTGACCGATTTCGTCGAGCTCGGCAGTGGCAAGGTTCTCGCCGGGCTGGTGAAGCGTATCGCGGCGGGCGCCACGACCGCCTCGGTCGGAACCGCCGACGACATCGCGGCCTACAAGGCCCGCAAGGGCTGA
- a CDS encoding YicC/YloC family endoribonuclease — MAIESMTGFARASGTAGVHGWAWEIRSVNGRGLDLRVRVPPGFEVLAEAARKRLTGAFTRGTLHVNLSVTSDAGPPRPRVNETVLAALLEAIEKLPPAAGINPPTFDGLLGIRGVVEYADEAQDALGAIEKPALAGLEAATEALKDARAGEGRALEAIVLGHVETISRLASEAESHPARSTEAIRARIAAQVEALLGAANGLDPQRLHQEAALIAVRADIREEIDRLHAHVAALRELLANGGPIGRKLDFLAQEFGREASTLCAKANDPGLSRIGLDLRTVVDQMREQVQNVE, encoded by the coding sequence ATGGCGATCGAGAGCATGACGGGCTTTGCCCGTGCGTCCGGGACAGCCGGCGTCCATGGCTGGGCCTGGGAGATCCGTAGCGTCAATGGCCGCGGCCTGGATTTGCGCGTCCGCGTTCCACCCGGTTTCGAGGTGCTGGCAGAGGCCGCACGCAAGCGCCTGACGGGGGCCTTCACGCGCGGTACGCTTCACGTCAATCTCAGCGTCACCAGCGATGCCGGCCCGCCGCGGCCCCGCGTGAACGAAACTGTGCTGGCGGCCCTGCTGGAGGCTATCGAGAAACTGCCGCCGGCCGCTGGCATCAATCCGCCGACCTTCGACGGGCTGCTCGGCATCCGCGGCGTGGTCGAATATGCCGATGAGGCGCAGGACGCGCTGGGCGCCATCGAGAAGCCGGCGCTTGCCGGGCTCGAAGCGGCGACCGAGGCGCTGAAGGATGCGCGTGCCGGCGAGGGGCGCGCGCTTGAGGCCATCGTGCTCGGTCATGTCGAGACGATCTCGCGCCTGGCGAGCGAGGCCGAGAGCCACCCGGCCCGCAGCACCGAAGCGATCCGCGCCCGTATCGCGGCTCAGGTCGAAGCGCTGCTTGGTGCCGCCAACGGGCTCGATCCGCAGCGCCTGCATCAGGAGGCAGCGCTGATCGCCGTTCGCGCCGATATCCGCGAAGAGATCGACCGGCTGCATGCCCATGTCGCCGCCTTGCGCGAATTGCTGGCGAATGGCGGCCCCATCGGTCGCAAGCTCGACTTCCTGGCGCAGGAATTCGGCCGCGAGGCTTCGACGCTTTGCGCCAAGGCCAACGACCCCGGCCTCTCGCGCATCGGCCTCGACCTGCGCACGGTGGTCGACCAGATGCGCGAGCAGGTCCAGAACGTGGAGTGA
- a CDS encoding LPS-assembly protein LptD, translating to MTNVARFAAATALASSLAFLLAGPAFAQGKPAPGSKPAAAAAKPQDRMVVDARELVYDNDKKTVAAVGDVQILYQGRTIEADRVVYDQANKRVIAVGNARITESNGSVITGDRFNLTDDFRDGFIDSLRVVNPDKTRFSAPRAERTDGETFVFDKGIYTACEPCKDNPERPPLWQVRSARIIHKKSEQTIYYEDARLEFAGIPMAYIPYMSGPDSTVKRKTGFLSPKFINTSALGFGVGLPYFINLAPNYDLTLTPTYLTRQGLLGQAEWRHRLLNGSYSIRASGIFQQDKDAFLAAPLGPRDKEFRGALESTGKFFINPRWTIGWNASMSTDRWFYKNYRILNSSLSNTTYLQESISTAYLNGQSPTAWFDLRGYYFQPLNYQDWQKQQPVVLPVLDYDKRVHKPSFLGGELEFNVNVTSLTRDTAAFAELPQQKTYLVTTPTYSLYDGCAIYDKNHCLVRGLAGNVSRATAQVSWRRNIIDPLGQIWTPYASLRADIFAIAPDTTGIINSRVSTIADTSDEVFGRVMPAVGVMYRYPFVAKTDWGTHIIEPVAQIVARPNETNSLRVANEDSQSLVFDANNLFEWNGKFSGYDRLEGGTRANVGALYTGRFGKEAYANLLIGQSFQLGGRNSYATGDMINTGLDSGLNTDSSDYVARAQISPAKGFFLTGATRLNSTTFEAQRIDAAATYSNSVFSTSVGYGRYEPQPNLGIFRRREGLSLNGSLLVAQNWRVRAGVLFDLDKYKYDREVWRNAYAAAQAASAALPAYPNTGPFQTASTSFGINYTDECTVFDVSYTQSYADRQAGATKDTRTIMFRLELRTLGEINYSQNLGNTTSTNDGISSSN from the coding sequence GTGACGAACGTAGCGCGATTCGCTGCGGCGACGGCCCTCGCCTCCAGCCTTGCCTTTCTGCTGGCAGGCCCGGCTTTTGCCCAGGGCAAGCCTGCGCCTGGCAGCAAGCCGGCTGCGGCTGCGGCAAAGCCGCAGGACCGCATGGTCGTCGATGCACGCGAACTCGTCTACGACAACGACAAGAAGACGGTCGCCGCCGTCGGCGACGTGCAGATTCTCTACCAGGGCCGCACGATCGAGGCCGACCGGGTCGTCTACGACCAGGCCAACAAGCGCGTCATCGCAGTCGGCAATGCGCGCATCACCGAATCCAACGGCTCCGTCATCACCGGCGACCGCTTCAACCTGACCGACGATTTCCGCGACGGCTTCATCGACTCGCTGCGGGTGGTGAATCCCGACAAGACCCGTTTTTCGGCCCCGCGCGCCGAGCGGACCGATGGCGAGACCTTCGTCTTCGACAAGGGCATCTACACGGCCTGCGAGCCCTGCAAGGACAATCCCGAGCGGCCGCCGCTCTGGCAGGTCCGCTCGGCCCGCATCATCCACAAGAAGTCCGAGCAGACGATCTATTACGAGGATGCCAGGCTCGAATTTGCCGGCATTCCGATGGCCTACATCCCGTATATGTCGGGCCCGGATTCGACGGTGAAGCGCAAGACAGGCTTCCTGTCGCCGAAATTCATCAACACCTCGGCGCTCGGATTCGGCGTCGGGTTGCCTTACTTCATCAATCTCGCGCCGAATTACGATCTGACGCTGACGCCGACCTATCTGACGCGCCAGGGCCTGCTCGGCCAGGCCGAGTGGCGCCATCGCCTGCTCAACGGTTCCTATTCAATCCGCGCCTCGGGCATTTTCCAGCAGGACAAGGACGCCTTCTTGGCCGCGCCGCTGGGGCCGCGCGACAAGGAATTCCGCGGAGCGCTTGAAAGCACCGGCAAGTTCTTCATCAACCCGCGCTGGACGATCGGCTGGAACGCCTCGATGTCCACCGATCGCTGGTTCTACAAGAACTACCGCATCCTGAATTCGAGCCTGAGCAACACGACCTACCTGCAGGAATCGATCTCGACGGCCTATTTGAACGGCCAGAGCCCGACCGCCTGGTTCGACCTGCGCGGCTACTATTTCCAGCCGCTCAACTACCAGGACTGGCAGAAACAGCAGCCTGTGGTGCTGCCGGTGCTGGACTATGACAAGCGCGTCCACAAGCCGTCCTTCCTCGGCGGCGAGCTGGAATTCAACGTCAACGTCACCAGCCTGACCCGCGATACCGCGGCCTTCGCCGAGCTGCCACAGCAGAAGACCTATCTGGTCACGACGCCGACCTACTCGCTCTATGACGGCTGCGCCATCTACGACAAGAATCACTGCCTCGTGCGTGGCCTGGCGGGCAATGTCTCGCGAGCGACGGCGCAGGTCTCTTGGCGGCGTAACATCATCGACCCCCTCGGGCAGATCTGGACGCCCTACGCCTCGCTGCGGGCCGATATCTTTGCAATTGCCCCCGACACGACCGGCATCATCAACTCGCGCGTGTCGACGATCGCCGATACCTCGGATGAGGTCTTCGGCCGGGTGATGCCGGCAGTCGGCGTGATGTACCGCTATCCCTTCGTCGCGAAGACGGATTGGGGCACCCATATCATCGAGCCGGTCGCGCAGATCGTGGCACGGCCGAACGAAACCAACAGCCTGCGGGTCGCCAATGAGGATTCGCAGAGTCTGGTCTTCGACGCCAACAACCTGTTCGAATGGAACGGCAAGTTCTCCGGCTACGACAGGCTCGAGGGCGGCACGCGTGCCAATGTCGGCGCGCTCTACACCGGCCGCTTCGGCAAGGAAGCTTATGCCAACCTCCTGATCGGCCAGTCCTTCCAGCTCGGCGGGCGCAATTCCTACGCCACCGGCGACATGATCAACACCGGCCTCGACTCCGGCCTCAACACGGACAGCTCAGATTACGTCGCCCGGGCGCAGATCTCGCCGGCGAAGGGTTTCTTCCTGACCGGCGCCACCCGCCTCAACTCCACGACCTTCGAGGCGCAGCGGATCGACGCCGCGGCGACCTATTCGAACAGCGTCTTCTCGACCTCGGTCGGGTACGGCCGCTACGAGCCGCAACCCAACCTCGGTATCTTCCGCCGCCGCGAGGGCCTCTCTCTCAACGGCTCGCTGCTCGTCGCCCAGAACTGGCGGGTCAGGGCTGGCGTTCTGTTCGATCTCGACAAGTACAAATATGACCGCGAGGTCTGGCGGAACGCTTATGCCGCCGCCCAGGCCGCCTCGGCGGCCTTGCCGGCCTACCCCAACACCGGGCCATTCCAGACCGCCTCGACCTCGTTTGGCATCAATTACACCGACGAGTGCACCGTCTTCGACGTCAGCTATACCCAGAGCTATGCCGACCGGCAGGCCGGCGCGACGAAGGACACGCGCACCATCATGTTCCGACTCGAACTGCGGACGCTCGGCGAGATCAACTATTCTCAGAACCTTGGCAACACCACCTCGACCAATGACGGCATAAGCAGCAGCAATTGA
- the gmk gene encoding guanylate kinase — MAETSRPARRGLMLILSSPSGAGKSTLTRNLSQNENNLDLSISVTTRPRRPSEIDGVHYRFIDRSAFDAMRQHSDLLEWAEVHGNGYGTPRKEVEASLAAGRDVLFDIDWQGTQQIVKKARADVVTIFILPPSMAELRSRLVRRAEDAPEVIAKRLANARDEIARWSQYDYVIVNDDLTAAYDAIKAILTAERLKRSRAIGLGDFVDQLLAEELA; from the coding sequence ATGGCCGAGACATCCCGCCCGGCCCGCCGCGGCCTCATGCTGATCCTGTCCTCGCCCTCCGGCGCGGGCAAGTCGACGCTCACGCGCAATCTCTCGCAGAACGAGAACAACCTCGATCTCTCGATCTCGGTGACGACGCGCCCACGCCGTCCGTCCGAGATCGACGGCGTGCATTATCGCTTCATCGACCGCAGCGCCTTCGATGCGATGCGTCAGCACAGCGATCTGCTGGAATGGGCCGAGGTCCATGGCAATGGCTACGGCACGCCGCGCAAGGAGGTCGAAGCTTCGCTGGCGGCCGGGCGTGACGTGCTCTTCGATATCGACTGGCAGGGCACGCAGCAGATCGTCAAGAAGGCGCGCGCCGATGTGGTGACGATCTTCATCTTGCCGCCGTCGATGGCGGAGCTGCGCTCGCGTCTCGTCCGCCGGGCGGAAGACGCACCGGAGGTTATCGCCAAGCGTTTGGCGAATGCCCGCGACGAGATCGCTCGCTGGAGCCAATACGACTACGTCATCGTCAATGACGATCTCACCGCGGCTTACGATGCGATCAAGGCGATCCTCACCGCCGAACGCCTGAAGCGCAGCCGTGCGATAGGCCTCGGCGATTTTGTCGATCAGCTCTTGGCCGAAGAACTGGCCTGA
- the pdxA gene encoding 4-hydroxythreonine-4-phosphate dehydrogenase PdxA, with protein sequence MPSLPLALTQGDPAGIGLELSLRAWHERQERALPVFACLANPDQLARTADRLGWPIPIRECGWEEAASVFSEALPVIPLAQAVDVAPGKPDPASAAATIASIDLAVAAVQDRQAGAVVTNPIAKSVLYAAGFKHPGHTEYLAHLAGKAGIEPLPVMMLWCEELAVVPVTIHVPLQRVPSLLTTQLIVDTARIVATGLRRQFGIASPRLAIAGLNPHAGENGTMGREDEEIVKPAIALLQAEGIDARGPYPADTMFHARARAGYDAALAMYHDQALIPIKTIAFDEGVNVTLGLPFIRTSPDHGTAFDIAGKGIARPDSLCAALKLAARMAARQDAAR encoded by the coding sequence TTGCCGAGCCTGCCGCTTGCGCTGACACAGGGCGACCCGGCCGGCATCGGCCTGGAGCTGAGTTTGCGCGCCTGGCATGAGCGCCAGGAACGCGCGCTGCCTGTCTTCGCCTGCCTCGCCAACCCGGACCAACTCGCACGGACGGCCGACCGCCTAGGGTGGCCGATCCCGATTCGGGAATGCGGCTGGGAGGAAGCCGCTTCCGTGTTCTCCGAGGCGCTGCCGGTCATCCCGCTGGCGCAGGCTGTCGATGTCGCGCCCGGCAAGCCGGACCCGGCCTCGGCCGCCGCCACGATCGCCTCGATCGATCTTGCGGTTGCCGCGGTGCAAGACCGACAGGCCGGCGCCGTCGTCACCAATCCGATCGCAAAATCGGTGCTTTATGCGGCCGGCTTCAAGCATCCCGGGCACACGGAATACCTCGCTCATCTCGCTGGGAAAGCTGGTATCGAGCCTCTGCCGGTGATGATGCTGTGGTGCGAAGAGCTCGCGGTCGTGCCGGTCACGATCCATGTCCCGCTGCAACGTGTGCCGAGCTTGCTGACGACGCAGCTCATCGTCGACACCGCCCGGATCGTAGCGACCGGCTTGCGACGGCAGTTCGGCATCGCAAGCCCTCGCCTCGCCATCGCCGGGCTCAATCCGCATGCCGGGGAGAACGGCACCATGGGTCGCGAGGATGAGGAGATCGTGAAACCGGCCATCGCGCTACTTCAGGCCGAAGGCATCGATGCGCGCGGCCCCTATCCGGCCGATACCATGTTCCATGCTCGTGCCAGGGCCGGATACGACGCCGCCTTGGCGATGTATCACGACCAGGCGCTGATCCCGATCAAGACCATCGCCTTTGACGAAGGCGTCAACGTTACGCTGGGGCTGCCCTTCATCCGAACCTCGCCTGATCACGGCACGGCCTTCGACATTGCCGGCAAGGGTATCGCGCGCCCTGACAGTCTCTGTGCCGCCCTGAAGCTCGCAGCTCGCATGGCCGCACGTCAGGACGCCGCGCGATGA
- the lptG gene encoding LPS export ABC transporter permease LptG: protein MLLFTTLGRYLTLRFTRAILSVFSTFFFLIGTLDFVELMRRAGDSPIATTPKIIMLALYRVPSVAEQIFPFAALFGGMFALLTLSRKLELVVARSAGVSAWQFLQPAVVVAAAIGLISITAYNPLAAEMKRRATALETRLFVRAGGQSAAALPEIWLRQTSVDGQAIVRAAGALPDEDGLSGVTIFNFNPNGSFRDRIDARQAILRPGHWELSDARVTSATEEPQSYKKYDLATSLEPDQMRQSFTPPEAVGFWSMPAVIERTKRAGLDTTPYELRYQSLMARPLLLIAMILVAASVSLRFFRFGGVTKLVVAGVTAGFVLYVATQLSEELGSSGIVNPVVAAWLPAALGTMLGALALLHQEDG, encoded by the coding sequence ATGCTGCTCTTCACCACCCTTGGCCGCTATCTCACGCTGCGCTTCACGCGTGCCATCCTCAGCGTGTTCAGCACCTTCTTCTTCCTCATCGGCACGCTCGACTTCGTCGAGCTGATGCGACGGGCCGGTGACTCGCCGATCGCCACCACGCCCAAGATCATCATGCTGGCGCTCTATCGCGTGCCCAGCGTTGCCGAGCAGATCTTCCCATTCGCGGCTCTGTTCGGCGGCATGTTCGCGCTGCTGACGCTGAGCCGGAAGCTCGAGCTCGTCGTCGCACGCTCCGCCGGCGTCTCGGCCTGGCAGTTCCTGCAGCCGGCCGTGGTCGTGGCGGCCGCGATCGGACTGATCTCGATCACGGCCTACAATCCGCTCGCTGCCGAGATGAAACGGCGGGCCACCGCACTGGAGACGCGGCTCTTCGTGCGGGCGGGCGGCCAATCGGCGGCAGCGCTGCCGGAGATCTGGCTGCGCCAGACCAGCGTCGACGGACAAGCCATCGTCCGCGCCGCCGGCGCGCTTCCCGATGAAGACGGGCTCTCGGGCGTGACAATCTTCAACTTCAACCCGAACGGCTCGTTCCGGGATCGAATCGACGCACGTCAGGCCATCCTGCGCCCGGGGCATTGGGAGCTCAGCGACGCGCGCGTGACCTCCGCCACGGAAGAGCCACAGAGCTACAAGAAGTACGATCTCGCGACGTCGCTGGAGCCGGATCAGATGCGCCAAAGTTTCACACCGCCCGAGGCGGTCGGCTTCTGGTCCATGCCGGCGGTCATCGAGCGGACGAAGCGCGCGGGTCTCGATACGACGCCATATGAGCTGCGATATCAGTCCCTTATGGCGCGCCCACTGCTGCTGATCGCCATGATCCTGGTGGCCGCATCCGTTTCCTTAAGATTTTTCCGGTTTGGTGGCGTCACCAAACTGGTGGTGGCTGGCGTCACGGCGGGGTTCGTGCTCTATGTGGCGACACAGCTGTCGGAGGAACTCGGATCGTCGGGAATCGTCAATCCGGTCGTCGCGGCGTGGTTGCCCGCAGCATTGGGGACGATGCTGGGCGCTCTCGCCCTCCTCCATCAGGAAGACGGGTAA
- a CDS encoding acyl carrier protein, giving the protein MSDVAERVKKIVVEHLGVEPEKVIDSANFIEDLGADSLDTVELVMAFEEEFGVEIPDDAAETIVTVGDAVKFLSAKSA; this is encoded by the coding sequence ATGAGCGATGTCGCCGAGCGCGTGAAGAAGATCGTGGTCGAGCACCTCGGCGTCGAGCCCGAGAAGGTCATCGATAGCGCCAACTTCATCGAAGATCTGGGTGCGGACAGCCTCGACACCGTCGAGCTCGTCATGGCCTTCGAGGAAGAGTTCGGCGTCGAGATCCCGGACGATGCGGCCGAGACGATCGTGACGGTCGGCGACGCGGTCAAGTTCCTGTCGGCCAAGAGCGCCTGA